In one Halosimplex halophilum genomic region, the following are encoded:
- a CDS encoding MATE family efflux transporter, which yields MSWSRYNPVRALLLAVGSLVARAGIIDRERIERATDLAWPRIVTGLARMSRSTADVAMVGIALGSSAIAGVGYASPFWGLAFALGGGVAGGTIGLVSQRFGADAHGELALSVKVSALLTVAITLPLVAVYWFLSAPLIALIGSGEAAVGFGADYLRVVAFGVPFAALNLIGSRTLVGADDAWTPMILRGGGAALNILVNAVLIFGLGWGVVGAAVGTALSNAVVTVAFAVGLARGGLPGIGEFPVQVPLSGPHLDRSLFGDLVEMATPLIGTNLARSGGQFPKLFIVGLFGSNVVAAYVVAMRVRALMDTPNWGFSMASSSLVGQALGQDDEDDAGAWAHDIIRFSLACYAVIAVGVFVFARPIGRVFVDDPAILPTVVTFIRVACFGVLFSGVYGGSTGPLRASGDTRWPFYAQLAGLYLFALPVAYLGVAVPEIGQTALYAAILAEMAVPACITYYRYHSGTWKVVSRDYRPDAAAGD from the coding sequence GTGTCCTGGTCCCGGTACAACCCCGTCCGCGCGCTCCTCCTCGCCGTCGGGTCGCTCGTCGCTCGCGCCGGCATCATCGACCGCGAGCGGATCGAGCGGGCGACCGACCTGGCGTGGCCGCGCATCGTCACCGGTCTCGCGCGGATGTCCCGCTCGACGGCCGACGTGGCGATGGTCGGCATCGCGCTCGGGTCGAGCGCCATCGCCGGCGTCGGCTACGCCAGCCCCTTCTGGGGGCTGGCCTTCGCGCTGGGCGGCGGCGTCGCCGGCGGGACCATCGGCCTCGTCTCCCAGCGGTTCGGCGCCGACGCCCACGGGGAACTCGCCCTCTCGGTGAAGGTCAGCGCCCTGCTCACGGTCGCGATCACCCTCCCGCTGGTCGCGGTCTACTGGTTCCTCTCGGCGCCGCTGATCGCGCTCATCGGCTCCGGCGAGGCGGCCGTCGGCTTCGGCGCCGACTACCTCCGGGTCGTCGCCTTCGGCGTCCCGTTCGCGGCGCTGAACCTCATCGGCAGCCGCACGCTCGTCGGCGCCGACGACGCCTGGACCCCGATGATCCTCCGCGGGGGCGGCGCCGCCCTGAACATCCTCGTCAACGCCGTGCTCATCTTCGGCCTCGGCTGGGGCGTCGTCGGCGCCGCCGTCGGGACCGCCCTCTCGAACGCCGTCGTCACGGTCGCGTTCGCGGTCGGGCTCGCCCGCGGCGGCCTCCCCGGCATTGGGGAATTCCCGGTGCAGGTACCGCTCTCGGGCCCGCACCTCGACCGGTCGCTGTTCGGCGACCTCGTCGAGATGGCGACGCCGCTGATCGGGACCAACCTCGCCCGCAGCGGCGGCCAGTTCCCCAAGCTGTTCATCGTCGGCCTGTTCGGGTCGAACGTCGTCGCCGCCTACGTCGTCGCGATGCGGGTCCGCGCGCTGATGGACACGCCCAACTGGGGGTTCAGCATGGCCTCCTCCAGCCTCGTCGGGCAGGCGCTCGGCCAGGACGACGAGGACGACGCCGGCGCGTGGGCCCACGACATCATCCGCTTCTCGCTGGCCTGCTACGCCGTCATCGCCGTCGGCGTGTTCGTCTTCGCCCGCCCCATCGGCCGCGTGTTCGTCGACGACCCCGCGATCCTCCCGACCGTCGTCACGTTCATCCGCGTCGCCTGCTTCGGCGTCCTCTTCAGCGGCGTCTACGGCGGCTCGACCGGCCCCCTCAGAGCGAGCGGCGACACGCGCTGGCCGTTCTACGCCCAGCTGGCCGGCCTCTATCTGTTCGCGCTCCCCGTCGCCTACCTCGGCGTCGCCGTCCCCGAGATCGGCCAGACCGCGCTGTACGCCGCCATCCTCGCCGAGATGGCCGTCCCCGCCTGCATCACCTACTACCGCTACCACTCGGGGACCTGGAAGGTGGTCAGCCGCGACTACCGCCCCGACGCCGCCGCGGGCGACTGA
- a CDS encoding sensor histidine kinase — MVSETVYVGLVALSTAIAVVAAWWLWDEEMSLQGRLFVGIVAVYAVAGVLVVGELLAPTRRWMIVAYNFEAAVTAFLPLLWFLFILEYTGYLRRVPRAAVYALVGWNVVVAVLEITNPTHDLVWSEYTVLASPFPHVQAEGTALAVALVLPGSILYYAAIALLGAHLLVGPSVGRKQTAALLVGYLPTFAIFTLWFGGAIPGPLTGALVIGSPLILAVVAWAVFRHQLFDLAPLARESVLEVLDDAVVVVDRDRRLLDYNAAAAERFPTVLDHEAEPVERAIPELCPAGEREGDDGDGPGEHDDGLPGDEGADGTLTDAAAEGSGAGMTPSEPASRGEPTDVLASTGTDDSPFVSTFTRFEDGEVREYDVTVSPLEVRGSVAGYTLVLRDVTERRQHVRDLEQQTTQLEQFASTLSHDLRNPLNVAHGRVELARERHDDEHLDTASDALERIDQIIGDTLTLAREGQTIDELDRVDLATVARDAWGTVDTGDAELDVRADAGVRIYADATRLQSVFENLYRNCIEHGDASVTVTVERTDDGFAVADDGPGVPPDERDRVFEYAYTTDDDGTGLGLAIVEAIARAHGWSVEMTESEAGGARVVFSGVETVETPIAGDGGRVVAVGSTDD; from the coding sequence GTGGTCTCGGAGACTGTTTACGTCGGGCTGGTCGCGCTCTCGACGGCGATCGCGGTGGTCGCCGCGTGGTGGCTGTGGGACGAGGAGATGAGCCTGCAGGGGCGGCTGTTCGTGGGGATCGTCGCCGTCTACGCGGTGGCTGGGGTGCTGGTGGTCGGTGAACTGCTGGCGCCGACGCGACGGTGGATGATCGTGGCGTACAACTTCGAGGCCGCCGTCACGGCCTTCCTCCCGCTGCTGTGGTTCCTGTTCATCCTGGAGTACACGGGCTATCTCCGCCGGGTCCCCAGGGCGGCCGTCTACGCGCTGGTCGGCTGGAACGTCGTGGTCGCGGTCCTGGAGATCACGAACCCGACACACGACCTGGTCTGGAGCGAGTACACGGTTCTCGCGTCGCCGTTCCCCCACGTCCAGGCGGAAGGGACCGCACTCGCGGTCGCGCTCGTGCTCCCGGGGTCGATACTGTACTACGCGGCGATCGCGCTGCTGGGCGCGCACCTGCTCGTCGGGCCCAGCGTCGGGCGCAAGCAGACGGCCGCGCTGCTGGTCGGGTACCTCCCGACGTTCGCCATCTTCACGCTGTGGTTCGGCGGCGCCATCCCGGGGCCGCTGACCGGCGCGCTGGTCATCGGGTCGCCGCTGATACTCGCCGTCGTCGCCTGGGCCGTCTTCAGACACCAGCTGTTCGACCTGGCGCCGCTGGCCCGCGAGTCGGTCCTCGAAGTGCTCGACGACGCCGTCGTGGTCGTCGACCGCGACCGGCGGCTGCTCGACTACAACGCGGCGGCCGCCGAACGGTTCCCGACTGTCCTCGACCACGAGGCCGAGCCCGTCGAGCGAGCCATCCCGGAGCTCTGCCCGGCCGGCGAACGCGAGGGCGACGACGGGGACGGGCCCGGGGAACACGACGACGGGCTCCCCGGCGACGAGGGCGCCGACGGGACGCTCACGGACGCGGCCGCTGAGGGATCCGGTGCCGGAATGACCCCGAGCGAGCCGGCGTCGCGCGGCGAGCCGACGGACGTGCTCGCCTCGACCGGGACGGACGACTCGCCGTTCGTCTCGACGTTCACGCGGTTCGAGGACGGCGAGGTCCGGGAGTACGACGTGACCGTCTCGCCGCTGGAGGTGCGGGGGTCGGTCGCGGGGTATACGCTGGTGTTGCGCGACGTGACCGAGCGGCGCCAGCACGTCCGCGACCTCGAACAGCAGACGACACAGCTCGAGCAGTTCGCGAGCACGCTCAGCCACGACCTGCGCAACCCGCTGAACGTCGCCCACGGCCGGGTCGAACTCGCCCGCGAGCGCCACGACGACGAGCACCTCGACACCGCGAGCGACGCGCTCGAACGGATCGACCAGATCATCGGCGACACGCTCACGCTCGCCCGGGAGGGCCAGACCATCGACGAACTGGACCGGGTCGACCTGGCGACCGTCGCCCGGGACGCCTGGGGCACCGTCGACACCGGCGACGCCGAACTCGACGTGCGTGCGGACGCGGGGGTCCGGATCTACGCGGACGCGACGCGCCTGCAGTCGGTCTTCGAGAACCTGTACCGCAACTGTATCGAGCACGGCGACGCGTCGGTGACGGTCACCGTCGAGCGCACCGACGACGGGTTCGCCGTCGCCGACGACGGCCCCGGCGTCCCGCCGGACGAGCGCGACCGGGTCTTCGAGTACGCCTACACCACCGACGACGACGGGACGGGCCTCGGCCTCGCCATCGTCGAGGCCATCGCCCGCGCCCACGGCTGGTCGGTCGAGATGACCGAGAGCGAAGCGGGCGGCGCGAGGGTCGTCTTCTCGGGCGTCGAGACGGTCGAGACGCCCATCGCCGGCGACGGCGGCCGCGTGGTCGCGGTCGGGTCCACCGACGACTGA
- a CDS encoding AEC family transporter translates to MQVLDALGSVPSVFLSSVAPPLAIALAGYLLGRVREVDTEPLSTVTVYVLLPALVFETLVTLEVGVGTVTAAVGAMVGFTAVMGALSWAVSRARGREGTVVVGAAMAAAFPNTGNFGIPVATFAFGAAGRSTAVLFVLVQNLLLYTVGVYLLSRGGEGSDRAALGRVARQPVVYALLAAGAAVALGVVPPADGTAMDTLRLVGDASIPVFLVVLGLQVESMDLAATVRETLPTVGLKLLVAPLVAVAVALLADIGDPAVTAAFVVLAAGPSAVIPLVLSIEFGDEASEDGAAAGPTEGAPATVTTADYVGTVVFLTILGSLPVVTGLVLLAELGVLG, encoded by the coding sequence GTGCAGGTACTCGACGCGCTCGGGTCGGTCCCCTCGGTGTTCCTCTCGTCGGTCGCGCCGCCGCTCGCCATCGCTCTCGCGGGATACCTCCTCGGGCGCGTCCGCGAGGTAGACACCGAGCCGCTGAGCACGGTCACCGTCTACGTCCTCCTGCCGGCGCTGGTCTTCGAGACGCTCGTCACCCTCGAAGTCGGCGTCGGCACCGTCACCGCCGCCGTCGGGGCGATGGTCGGGTTCACCGCCGTCATGGGCGCGCTCTCGTGGGCGGTCAGCCGGGCGCGCGGCCGGGAGGGGACCGTCGTCGTCGGCGCCGCGATGGCCGCCGCCTTCCCCAACACCGGCAACTTCGGCATCCCCGTCGCCACGTTCGCGTTCGGCGCCGCCGGCCGGTCGACGGCCGTCCTCTTCGTCCTCGTCCAGAACCTGCTCCTGTACACCGTCGGCGTCTACCTCCTCTCGCGGGGCGGGGAGGGGAGCGACCGGGCCGCGCTCGGCCGCGTCGCCCGCCAGCCCGTGGTCTACGCGCTCCTGGCGGCGGGCGCGGCGGTCGCGCTCGGCGTCGTCCCGCCCGCGGACGGCACGGCGATGGACACCCTCCGGCTGGTCGGCGACGCCTCGATCCCCGTGTTCCTCGTCGTGCTCGGCCTGCAGGTCGAGTCCATGGACCTGGCCGCCACCGTCCGGGAGACGCTGCCGACCGTCGGGCTGAAACTGCTCGTCGCACCCCTCGTCGCCGTCGCGGTCGCGCTGCTCGCCGACATCGGTGACCCCGCGGTGACCGCCGCGTTCGTCGTCCTCGCGGCCGGCCCCTCGGCGGTCATCCCGCTCGTCCTCTCCATCGAGTTCGGGGACGAGGCGAGCGAGGACGGGGCCGCGGCCGGGCCGACGGAGGGCGCGCCGGCAACCGTCACGACCGCCGACTACGTGGGGACGGTCGTCTTCCTCACGATCCTCGGGAGCCTCCCCGTGGTCACCGGACTGGTGCTGCTCGCCGAGCTGGGCGTGCTGGGCTGA
- a CDS encoding aldo/keto reductase gives MEYTTLGSTGMEVSQVCLGCMSFGSEEPWMLDEDDGREIIERAIDLGVNFFDTANAYSDGESEEILGDAISGYDTDELVVATKVRFPVGEDSPNASGLSRKTIEQELDASLDRLGLDTIDLYQTHRVDPDTPPETTLRALTDARRRGKIRHAGTSSMWTHQLVDQLRTSEREDLISYETMQNHYHVAYREEERDMLPLCDKEDIGVVPWGPLGQGFLARPFDELERTNRGDPENFHNPTPEYERGGGKEINERVQELAADHGVTMAQIALAWQFQNDYVDAPIVGTTSVEHLEQAVEALEIDLSASDVAYLEEPYEPQPVIGHE, from the coding sequence ATGGAGTACACCACACTCGGCTCGACCGGGATGGAGGTCTCGCAGGTCTGTCTCGGCTGCATGAGCTTCGGCAGCGAGGAACCGTGGATGCTGGACGAGGACGACGGCCGGGAGATCATCGAGCGCGCCATCGACCTGGGCGTCAACTTCTTCGACACCGCCAACGCCTACTCCGACGGCGAGAGCGAGGAGATCCTCGGCGACGCCATCTCCGGCTACGACACCGACGAGCTCGTCGTCGCCACCAAGGTCCGGTTCCCCGTCGGCGAGGATTCGCCCAACGCCTCCGGTCTGTCCCGCAAGACCATCGAGCAGGAACTCGACGCCTCGCTCGACCGCCTCGGCCTCGACACGATTGACCTGTACCAGACCCACCGCGTCGACCCCGACACCCCCCCGGAGACGACGCTCCGGGCGCTGACGGACGCCCGCCGCCGCGGGAAGATCCGCCACGCCGGCACCTCCTCGATGTGGACCCATCAACTGGTCGACCAGCTCCGGACGAGCGAGCGCGAGGACCTCATCAGTTACGAGACGATGCAGAACCACTACCACGTCGCCTACCGCGAGGAGGAGCGCGACATGCTGCCGCTCTGCGACAAGGAGGACATCGGCGTCGTCCCGTGGGGCCCGCTCGGCCAGGGCTTCCTCGCCAGGCCCTTCGACGAACTCGAACGGACGAACCGCGGCGACCCCGAGAACTTCCACAACCCGACGCCGGAGTACGAACGCGGCGGCGGCAAGGAGATCAACGAGCGGGTCCAGGAGCTGGCGGCCGACCACGGCGTGACGATGGCCCAGATCGCCCTGGCCTGGCAGTTCCAGAACGACTACGTCGACGCGCCCATCGTCGGCACGACGAGCGTCGAACACCTCGAACAGGCCGTCGAGGCGCTGGAGATCGACCTCTCGGCCTCGGACGTGGCGTACCTCGAAGAGCCCTACGAGCCCCAGCCGGTCATCGGCCACGAGTAG
- a CDS encoding MBL fold metallo-hydrolase has translation MNVRFLGGAREVGRSAILVDDRLLLDYGLLTGNPPRFPVDSVDPEAVVVSHGHLDHVGAVPSLCSGDRRPPIHWTPPTRELALTLARDTLKLHGGTYDCPFTETELRRVTQVSETHGYREPFEAAGYEVTFYDAGHIPGSAHVLVDDGETRLLYTSDFHTGDQRLVSGTTARPDADAVVCESTYSDVTHEDRGAVEERFAESLRTTVWQGGTVVVPAFAIGRTQEVLLICEAHDIDCYVDGMGKRVTEMLRQYPGFVRDADALRRAKSNARFVDGRDGQRRRIADDNTVIVTTSGMLSGGPAMTYVPAIRGSPTNKVAMTGYQVEGTPGRELLETGSAEIDGRRMPVAAGVEQYDFSAHADREGLLAFLADYRDAEVLVNHGDRCEAFAAELREDGFTAAAPAVGDAVDV, from the coding sequence ATGAACGTGCGGTTCCTGGGCGGCGCCCGCGAGGTCGGCCGCAGCGCGATACTGGTCGACGACCGCCTCCTGCTGGACTACGGGCTGTTGACCGGCAACCCGCCGCGGTTCCCGGTCGACTCGGTCGATCCGGAGGCGGTCGTGGTCAGCCACGGCCACCTCGACCACGTCGGCGCCGTCCCGTCGCTGTGTTCGGGCGACCGCCGGCCGCCGATCCACTGGACGCCGCCGACGCGGGAACTCGCGCTGACGCTCGCCCGCGACACGCTGAAGCTGCACGGCGGGACCTACGACTGCCCGTTCACCGAGACTGAACTCCGGCGGGTCACCCAGGTCTCCGAGACCCACGGCTACCGGGAGCCCTTCGAGGCCGCCGGCTACGAGGTGACGTTCTACGACGCCGGTCACATCCCCGGCAGCGCCCACGTCCTCGTCGACGACGGCGAGACGCGACTGCTGTACACCTCCGACTTCCACACGGGGGATCAGCGACTCGTTTCGGGGACGACGGCCCGTCCCGACGCGGACGCCGTGGTCTGCGAGTCGACGTACTCCGACGTGACCCACGAGGACCGCGGGGCCGTCGAGGAGCGGTTCGCCGAGAGCCTCCGCACCACGGTCTGGCAGGGCGGGACCGTCGTCGTCCCCGCGTTCGCCATCGGGCGTACCCAGGAAGTCCTCCTGATATGCGAGGCTCACGACATCGACTGCTACGTCGACGGGATGGGCAAGCGCGTGACGGAGATGCTGCGGCAGTATCCCGGGTTCGTCCGCGACGCCGACGCGCTCCGGCGGGCCAAATCCAACGCTCGCTTCGTCGACGGCCGCGACGGGCAGCGCCGGCGCATCGCCGACGACAACACCGTCATCGTCACCACCAGCGGGATGCTCTCGGGGGGCCCGGCGATGACCTACGTCCCCGCGATCCGCGGGTCGCCGACGAACAAGGTCGCGATGACGGGCTACCAGGTCGAGGGGACGCCCGGTCGCGAGCTGCTGGAGACCGGGAGCGCCGAGATCGACGGGCGGCGGATGCCCGTCGCCGCGGGGGTCGAGCAGTACGACTTCTCCGCCCACGCCGACCGCGAGGGGCTGCTCGCCTTCCTCGCCGACTACCGCGACGCAGAGGTGCTGGTCAACCACGGCGACCGCTGCGAGGCCTTCGCCGCCGAACTCCGCGAGGACGGCTTCACGGCGGCGGCCCCCGCAGTGGGCGACGCCGTCGACGTGTAA
- a CDS encoding HPP family protein, translating into MNRHAVLTGVHAGILLGVTGVVAWLTGTPFVFPSLGPTAYVLVSQRPLAPERLRRIVAGHGIGVVAGLLAYHLLASGVVVTADLAPRSPALAAVVASGVLALVLTSTGMLAFDAVHPPACATTLIVALGLLPTVREGFLIVAAVLVLVAGHVVALRLVLPAAGRFRRSEA; encoded by the coding sequence GTGAACCGCCACGCCGTGCTGACGGGCGTCCACGCCGGGATCCTCCTCGGGGTGACGGGCGTCGTCGCGTGGTTGACGGGGACGCCGTTCGTCTTCCCCAGCCTCGGCCCGACGGCGTACGTCCTCGTCAGCCAGCGGCCGCTCGCCCCGGAGCGGCTCCGCCGGATCGTCGCCGGCCACGGTATCGGCGTCGTCGCCGGGCTCCTCGCGTACCACCTCCTCGCGAGCGGCGTCGTCGTCACGGCCGACCTCGCGCCCAGGTCGCCCGCGCTCGCGGCGGTCGTCGCCAGCGGCGTCCTCGCGCTGGTCCTGACGAGCACCGGCATGCTCGCGTTCGACGCCGTCCATCCGCCCGCCTGTGCGACCACGCTCATCGTCGCGCTCGGGCTCCTCCCGACCGTCCGCGAGGGGTTTCTCATCGTCGCCGCCGTCCTCGTCCTCGTCGCCGGGCACGTCGTCGCCCTCCGACTCGTCCTGCCCGCTGCCGGGCGGTTCCGGCGTTCGGAGGCGTGA
- a CDS encoding DUF106 domain-containing protein — protein sequence MDETLRERLDGDEALADAATAVLNRAESGDGTVSWADVSDAVPAEQWGRLLESELLVATDAGFVVDDPDAVRTALEASDATGDSDARPADGDGPVDDADSGGWSAADKLAGVAAIGLMASYQVPVARDTVGSTAHLLLGPVEAVLPFGATVALLAVATTVVSTTLRRRLLDENPQEVAKERLETVRERLDAARERGDDEAVERLQSRQQELMLEQVGAMKQMVRPMVYAMLVTIPVFLWISWLTVNPAAAVTPAAQVLPIAGRVVWTAKLVGPLQVWTVWYIACSVVSGLASKRVAKRVGPAVSKYRSAV from the coding sequence ATGGACGAGACCCTCCGCGAGCGGCTCGACGGCGACGAGGCGCTCGCCGACGCCGCGACCGCAGTCCTCAACCGCGCGGAATCGGGCGACGGCACCGTCTCCTGGGCGGACGTGAGCGACGCGGTCCCCGCCGAGCAGTGGGGCCGGCTGCTCGAATCCGAACTGCTGGTCGCGACCGACGCCGGGTTCGTCGTCGACGACCCCGACGCCGTCCGGACGGCCCTCGAAGCGTCCGACGCCACCGGCGACTCCGACGCCAGGCCCGCCGACGGCGACGGCCCCGTCGACGACGCCGACTCCGGCGGCTGGTCGGCCGCCGACAAACTCGCCGGGGTCGCCGCCATCGGGCTGATGGCCAGCTACCAGGTGCCGGTGGCCCGGGATACGGTCGGCAGCACCGCCCACCTCCTGCTCGGGCCGGTCGAGGCCGTCCTGCCCTTCGGCGCGACGGTCGCGCTGCTGGCGGTCGCGACGACGGTCGTCTCGACGACGCTGCGGCGCCGGTTGCTCGACGAGAACCCCCAGGAAGTCGCGAAAGAGCGGCTGGAGACGGTCAGGGAGCGACTCGACGCGGCCCGCGAGCGCGGCGACGACGAGGCCGTCGAACGGCTGCAGTCGCGCCAGCAGGAACTCATGCTGGAGCAAGTCGGTGCGATGAAGCAGATGGTTCGACCGATGGTCTACGCGATGCTGGTCACGATCCCCGTGTTCCTGTGGATCTCGTGGCTGACCGTCAACCCCGCCGCCGCGGTCACGCCGGCCGCGCAGGTATTACCGATCGCCGGTCGGGTCGTCTGGACGGCCAAGCTGGTCGGCCCGCTGCAGGTCTGGACGGTCTGGTACATCGCCTGCTCGGTCGTCTCGGGGCTGGCGAGCAAGCGCGTCGCGAAGAGGGTCGGCCCCGCGGTCTCGAAGTACCGGTCGGCGGTTTAG
- a CDS encoding PQQ-binding-like beta-propeller repeat protein — protein MDRRAFLGGVGATTALGALSGLGRAGGASGESRRGATSVGDAARTDPDWAVDWRSRWPTFGSAEPSSEVQPVVGDGRLFLTPRVAGVPGRAAEYEGEDAEFFAVGLDTADGSHRDGNTIEMGILSRMPAGTVRAAGRFVTTGLADEAERTFATVVTLPDEPRGWTTRVDGVPAGPPAATDETVLVPAGASVAALSASDGSVAWTAPFDSPVTGVTGADGTVYAATEEGALSALDAATGDPRWTASPLTNLGLRGPTVAGDHLLALDGWGGVHAVGTDGSEAWSTIPNGVVTAPDDGRGATGPPGTVGPVAADGERCYVAAVFGPEDRERTAVTALSLADGSEAWTHEFASAPRDDVHSVRNGPTLQPRVVEGSVWAAGDRTAVALDAASGDLRRRWGFGHPLRATPLPTPSAVYFLDGFGVYRLDRSGSDCGPYEVSTAGVSYERGMDGEELSVDGGVTADGCPVVGTVDLVVDGEYLASAGGYVAAGEGTTPYLAYGWEDLPESLDRATLRFRGTDGTVVDTRRVAIDDYREEPPDFSIRCPSMATTNLGVGTSVTVTAEVSNSGSEPGYVATLEADGSVVARRSGEIAREFHDDLEPCDGTTLALSTLLTGFESREITVRVEPTADEGSGDAERFGTVQSGDPYALGGGVAGLTLLGTYVRRKRRGDGSD, from the coding sequence ATGGATCGACGCGCGTTCCTGGGGGGAGTGGGAGCGACGACGGCGCTGGGGGCGCTCTCGGGGCTGGGTCGGGCGGGCGGCGCCAGCGGCGAGAGCCGCCGGGGCGCCACCAGCGTGGGGGACGCGGCCCGGACCGACCCGGACTGGGCGGTCGACTGGCGCTCGCGGTGGCCGACGTTCGGCAGCGCGGAACCGTCGAGCGAGGTCCAGCCCGTCGTCGGCGACGGCCGGCTGTTTCTCACCCCGAGAGTCGCCGGCGTCCCCGGGCGCGCCGCGGAGTACGAGGGCGAGGACGCGGAGTTCTTCGCGGTCGGGCTCGACACGGCGGACGGGTCGCACAGGGACGGCAACACGATCGAGATGGGTATCCTGTCGCGGATGCCCGCGGGAACGGTCCGGGCGGCCGGTCGGTTCGTCACCACCGGACTGGCGGACGAGGCCGAGCGGACGTTCGCGACCGTCGTGACGCTTCCCGACGAGCCGCGGGGGTGGACGACGAGAGTCGACGGCGTGCCGGCCGGACCGCCGGCCGCGACGGACGAGACCGTGCTGGTCCCGGCGGGCGCGTCGGTCGCCGCGCTCTCCGCGAGCGACGGGAGCGTCGCGTGGACGGCGCCGTTCGACTCGCCGGTGACGGGCGTCACCGGGGCCGACGGGACGGTCTACGCGGCGACCGAGGAGGGAGCGCTGTCGGCGCTCGACGCCGCGACGGGCGACCCCCGGTGGACGGCCAGTCCGCTCACGAACCTCGGGCTCCGGGGGCCGACGGTCGCGGGCGACCACCTCCTGGCGCTCGACGGGTGGGGCGGCGTCCACGCCGTCGGGACGGACGGGTCGGAGGCGTGGTCGACGATCCCGAACGGCGTCGTGACCGCCCCGGACGACGGGCGCGGCGCGACCGGGCCACCGGGGACGGTCGGTCCCGTCGCGGCCGACGGCGAGCGCTGCTACGTCGCCGCCGTCTTCGGGCCCGAGGACCGCGAGCGGACGGCCGTGACGGCGCTCTCGCTGGCCGACGGGAGCGAGGCGTGGACCCACGAGTTCGCGAGCGCGCCCCGCGACGACGTTCACAGCGTCCGGAACGGACCGACGCTACAGCCGCGGGTCGTCGAGGGGAGCGTCTGGGCGGCCGGCGACCGGACCGCGGTGGCGCTGGACGCGGCGAGCGGCGACCTGCGGCGGCGCTGGGGGTTCGGCCACCCGCTCAGGGCGACCCCGCTCCCGACGCCGTCGGCCGTCTACTTCCTCGACGGGTTCGGCGTCTATCGCCTCGACCGCTCCGGGAGCGACTGCGGCCCCTACGAGGTCTCCACGGCGGGCGTGAGCTACGAACGCGGGATGGACGGCGAGGAGTTGAGCGTCGACGGAGGGGTGACCGCCGACGGCTGTCCGGTCGTCGGGACCGTGGACCTGGTGGTCGACGGCGAGTACCTGGCCTCGGCCGGCGGCTACGTCGCCGCCGGGGAGGGGACGACGCCGTATCTCGCCTACGGCTGGGAGGACCTCCCGGAATCGCTCGACCGCGCGACCCTGCGGTTCAGGGGGACTGACGGCACCGTCGTCGACACCCGGCGCGTGGCCATCGACGACTACCGCGAGGAACCCCCCGATTTCAGTATCCGCTGTCCGTCGATGGCGACCACCAACCTCGGGGTCGGCACGAGCGTGACCGTGACCGCCGAGGTGTCCAACTCCGGGTCCGAACCCGGCTACGTGGCGACGCTCGAAGCCGACGGGTCGGTCGTCGCCCGGCGGAGCGGCGAGATCGCCCGGGAGTTCCACGACGACCTCGAGCCCTGCGACGGGACGACGCTCGCTCTCTCGACGCTGCTGACCGGGTTCGAGAGCCGCGAGATCACGGTGCGGGTCGAACCGACCGCCGACGAGGGCAGCGGCGACGCGGAGCGGTTCGGGACGGTCCAGTCGGGCGACCCCTACGCGTTGGGCGGCGGGGTCGCCGGGCTGACGTTGCTCGGAACCTACGTCCGCAGAAAACGCCGCGGCGACGGGTCGGACTAA